A portion of the Bacteroides faecium genome contains these proteins:
- a CDS encoding TonB-dependent receptor, which translates to MNKGTATFAEIIRQIEKQTDYLFIYNEHEVSLKRKVSISTQNGTVASLLVDALKGTEFSYTMEGKHIILTKKQVEALSPVQHKKRITGLVKEYSGEAIVGCNVSVKGTTIGTITDINGKYSLEVPDNATLVFSFLGYKSMEYPVKAQQTINVTLGEDSKALNEVVVVGYGTQRKALVTNAISSFKPSESNMRPVLTPSELLQGRVAGVTVSTGSGNLGSSERMSIRGAASLSASNEPLYVVDGIPILNSNASLFNMGEDLSSMAVLNLTDIESIEVLKDAASAAIYGSRATNGVVVITTKSGKEGRSDIRLNVSTGISKFANKGRIKYADSDLYVETYNDGVERYNRQNGYTVGSAGYVVPISNPFQGMPDTDWLDLITQVGHSYNVDLSFSGGSKKTKFYVGANYNYQEGIIKTNDITKINLKAKISHEMASWLEVGANVSGNYLKNNRVPGANIGSTIVARAVEQRPFDRPYKPNGDYYLGGTDELARHNPLQILNEEVSYIDTYRYLGTFNADLKYKKFSLKNSVSTDIGYTYDYVYYNENHPYGAGGGRIVEYNRLVKNLLIENVFNYNDKFGDFEAGLMLGHSFQKMSTRTSSIDGRGFPSPVFDTVGTASEIYNASGGISEFAMESYFGRINLSYLDRYILNVTMRSDGSSRFAPSDRYGYFPSVSLGWNVSKESFWKFPQTDLKFRLSYGKTGNQDGIGNYAWQPLMSGGINYGNNSGMAVTSMGNNKLTWETADQYDFGFDLGFWNGKLNMIADIYLKNTNNLLYSMPLHGTSGFTSIISNIGSMRNYGVEFSINGHMNIGKVNWTSSFNISHNKNKLTKLLGDDLLPIGANRALKVGEELGAFYLFQMDGLYQYDGEVPQPLYDLGVRAGDVKYHDADNNGIINDNDRVLTGSSNPDFFGGWNNTFKYKGFQLDVFFTYMYGNDVYAEWAVTATRPGYRMAITEDVAKNRWTAPGSSDKYPRAVNTLCGHNSKNSTRFLEDGSFIRLRSLTFSYTFPQVMLQKIRLKGLRLYVQGDNLLLFSKYSGWDPEVSKNMDPQYFGVDLYGVPPSRSVNFGINLSF; encoded by the coding sequence ATGAATAAAGGAACCGCAACATTCGCCGAAATCATCAGGCAGATTGAAAAACAAACAGACTATTTGTTTATCTATAATGAACACGAGGTTAGTCTGAAACGGAAAGTGTCTATTTCCACTCAGAATGGGACAGTGGCAAGTCTGCTGGTGGATGCGCTGAAGGGTACGGAGTTCTCCTATACAATGGAAGGAAAACACATCATCCTTACGAAAAAACAAGTTGAAGCACTAAGTCCTGTGCAACACAAGAAAAGAATAACCGGTCTGGTGAAGGAATATTCGGGCGAAGCCATCGTAGGATGCAATGTGTCGGTTAAGGGTACTACCATCGGCACAATCACCGATATAAATGGCAAGTATAGCCTTGAAGTTCCCGATAATGCTACCTTGGTCTTTTCATTCCTCGGATATAAGAGTATGGAATATCCGGTGAAAGCACAGCAGACTATCAATGTGACCTTGGGCGAAGATTCAAAGGCGCTTAATGAAGTGGTGGTTGTAGGATACGGTACACAACGCAAGGCGTTGGTGACTAATGCAATCAGTTCTTTTAAGCCCAGCGAATCGAATATGCGTCCGGTGTTGACTCCGAGCGAATTACTACAAGGACGAGTGGCGGGTGTTACGGTATCGACCGGCTCCGGCAATTTGGGAAGTTCCGAACGTATGAGTATTCGCGGTGCGGCTTCTTTGAGTGCCAGCAACGAGCCTCTGTACGTGGTGGACGGAATTCCCATCCTTAACAGTAACGCTTCCTTATTCAATATGGGGGAAGATTTGAGTTCGATGGCAGTATTGAATCTGACGGACATCGAATCTATTGAAGTTTTGAAAGATGCCGCTTCGGCAGCTATCTACGGTTCGCGGGCAACGAATGGCGTGGTGGTGATTACAACCAAATCCGGTAAGGAAGGCCGTTCGGATATTCGTTTGAATGTCAGTACGGGAATCTCCAAATTTGCCAATAAAGGACGCATCAAATATGCGGATTCCGACTTGTATGTGGAAACCTACAACGACGGAGTCGAACGTTATAATCGTCAGAATGGCTATACCGTAGGTTCGGCGGGATATGTAGTACCTATCTCCAACCCATTTCAGGGAATGCCCGATACGGATTGGCTGGATTTGATTACTCAAGTGGGGCATTCTTACAATGTAGACCTCTCCTTTTCCGGTGGAAGCAAGAAAACTAAATTCTATGTCGGAGCCAATTACAATTATCAGGAAGGTATTATTAAGACTAATGATATAACCAAAATTAATCTGAAAGCGAAGATTAGCCATGAAATGGCTTCGTGGTTGGAAGTCGGTGCCAATGTTAGCGGTAACTATCTGAAAAATAACCGGGTTCCGGGAGCCAATATCGGTTCTACCATCGTAGCCCGTGCCGTTGAACAGCGTCCTTTCGACCGCCCTTACAAGCCGAACGGAGACTATTATTTAGGTGGAACTGATGAACTGGCACGTCATAACCCGCTTCAGATTCTGAATGAAGAAGTATCCTATATTGATACCTACCGTTATTTAGGAACGTTCAATGCCGACTTAAAATATAAGAAGTTCAGTCTGAAGAACTCTGTCAGCACCGACATCGGATATACGTATGACTATGTGTACTACAATGAGAATCATCCTTATGGAGCAGGCGGCGGACGTATTGTGGAGTACAACCGCCTGGTGAAGAACTTATTGATAGAGAATGTATTCAACTATAATGATAAGTTCGGTGATTTTGAAGCGGGTTTGATGCTAGGACATTCTTTTCAGAAGATGTCCACCCGTACATCTTCCATCGACGGACGCGGTTTTCCGTCTCCGGTATTCGATACGGTCGGCACGGCTTCCGAAATTTATAATGCTTCGGGCGGCATCTCCGAGTTTGCCATGGAGTCCTACTTCGGACGTATCAACCTGTCTTATTTAGACCGTTACATTCTGAATGTGACTATGCGTTCGGACGGTTCATCCCGTTTTGCCCCTTCCGACCGTTACGGATATTTCCCCTCTGTCTCTTTAGGTTGGAATGTTTCGAAAGAATCTTTCTGGAAATTCCCTCAGACAGACTTGAAGTTCCGCCTGAGTTATGGTAAGACCGGAAATCAGGATGGAATCGGCAATTATGCCTGGCAACCGTTAATGTCCGGTGGCATCAATTACGGCAATAATAGCGGTATGGCAGTCACCAGCATGGGAAATAACAAACTGACGTGGGAAACTGCCGACCAGTATGACTTCGGCTTCGACCTGGGTTTCTGGAACGGGAAGCTGAATATGATAGCCGATATTTATCTGAAGAATACGAACAACCTGCTTTATTCAATGCCCTTGCACGGGACAAGCGGTTTCACCAGTATCATCAGCAACATCGGCTCGATGCGGAATTATGGTGTCGAGTTCTCAATAAACGGGCACATGAATATCGGAAAGGTGAATTGGACTTCTTCTTTCAATATATCCCATAATAAAAATAAACTCACCAAACTGCTGGGAGACGACTTACTTCCGATAGGTGCTAACCGTGCCCTGAAAGTGGGTGAGGAACTGGGAGCTTTCTACCTGTTCCAAATGGACGGGCTCTACCAATATGACGGTGAAGTGCCGCAACCATTGTACGACCTGGGTGTACGTGCCGGTGACGTGAAATATCATGACGCGGATAATAATGGCATTATCAATGATAACGACCGTGTGTTGACCGGTTCTTCCAATCCCGATTTCTTCGGCGGATGGAACAATACTTTCAAATACAAAGGTTTCCAGTTGGATGTGTTCTTTACGTATATGTACGGAAATGATGTGTATGCCGAATGGGCGGTGACCGCTACCCGTCCCGGATACCGCATGGCCATTACGGAAGATGTCGCCAAGAATCGTTGGACAGCTCCGGGAAGTTCTGATAAATATCCGCGTGCGGTCAATACGCTGTGTGGGCATAACAGCAAGAACTCCACCCGTTTCCTTGAAGACGGCTCTTTCATCCGCTTGCGTTCTCTTACATTCAGTTATACATTCCCGCAGGTAATGTTACAAAAGATTCGATTGAAAGGTCTGCGTCTCTATGTGCAAGGGGACAACCTGTTACTGTTCTCCAAATACTCCGGTTGGGACCCTGAAGTGAGTAAGAACATGGATCCGCAGTACTTTGGCGTCGATTTGTATGGAGTGCCGCCTTCCCGTTCGGTTAATTTCGGAATAAACCTTAGTTTCTAA
- a CDS encoding RagB/SusD family nutrient uptake outer membrane protein, translating into MMKKIITIFLGCLLLASCSGMLDIESHSAVSPGSVTPKDLSALRMGMYNKVQNSPARESYITFDILGGDLTQSTGNARDLINSVLSSLNSIVANSWNGYYNALYQVNNVISIVEDLPESDLRNLIIGEAHYFRAYIYHSLVTRWGGVPVQRVNTMDKPFRDSEEAVWAFIEEELETALAFLGTSSSCYYVSRDAALALKARVMLERGKKTEAAALAEGLIKDGKYKLDSFDKIFRGKTNTEVIFSFQCLAEESNITISTLFYTYAHPNHGSYVYRPTNDVMNMYDDKDKRKEVSIINVGAEPCINKYPSGQTGTDPVVMSRLAEMYLISAEAQGLSKGLGRLNDLRKERGLDAVNPKDEDEFIEYILDERRKELLAEGFRYYDLIRTNKAKTMLGLKDYQLVLPIPGKEMISNPNLEPNPGY; encoded by the coding sequence ATGATGAAAAAGATTATTACTATATTTCTGGGATGCCTGTTGCTGGCTTCATGCAGTGGCATGCTTGATATCGAATCCCACTCCGCCGTATCGCCGGGAAGTGTGACGCCCAAAGACTTATCGGCTTTACGCATGGGAATGTACAATAAGGTACAGAACTCTCCGGCGCGTGAGTCATATATTACATTCGATATATTGGGCGGAGACTTGACTCAAAGTACAGGGAATGCAAGGGACTTGATAAACTCTGTACTTTCCTCACTGAATTCGATCGTAGCCAACAGTTGGAACGGCTATTACAATGCTTTATATCAAGTAAATAATGTTATCTCCATCGTAGAAGACCTTCCCGAATCCGACCTGCGCAATCTGATTATCGGAGAAGCGCATTATTTCAGGGCATATATCTATCATTCACTGGTGACACGCTGGGGTGGTGTGCCTGTCCAAAGAGTGAACACGATGGACAAGCCTTTCCGTGATTCGGAAGAAGCAGTGTGGGCATTTATTGAGGAAGAACTCGAAACAGCCCTTGCTTTCTTGGGGACTTCTTCCAGTTGTTACTATGTATCCCGCGATGCCGCCCTTGCACTGAAAGCCCGTGTGATGCTCGAACGTGGCAAAAAGACGGAAGCGGCTGCACTGGCGGAAGGTCTGATAAAGGATGGAAAATACAAACTGGATAGCTTCGACAAGATATTCCGTGGAAAGACCAACACGGAAGTTATCTTTTCCTTCCAATGTCTGGCGGAAGAATCGAATATCACCATTTCCACCTTATTCTATACATATGCTCATCCCAATCACGGCAGCTATGTGTATCGTCCCACGAACGACGTGATGAATATGTATGACGACAAGGATAAACGGAAAGAAGTTTCCATTATCAATGTAGGTGCCGAACCTTGTATCAATAAATATCCGAGCGGACAAACCGGTACCGACCCGGTGGTGATGAGTCGTCTGGCCGAAATGTACCTGATAAGTGCGGAAGCGCAAGGACTCTCCAAAGGTCTGGGACGGCTGAACGACTTGCGGAAAGAACGCGGGCTGGATGCCGTAAATCCGAAGGATGAAGACGAATTTATAGAATATATCCTGGACGAACGCCGGAAGGAACTGCTTGCTGAAGGTTTCAGATATTATGACCTCATACGTACGAATAAGGCAAAGACAATGCTCGGACTGAAAGATTACCAGTTGGTATTGCCTATACCAGGCAAGGAAATGATTTCGAATCCGAACCTGGAGCCGAATCCCGGATATTGA
- a CDS encoding phosphodiester glycosidase family protein, whose product MMKKLIYDSALLLLGCLLWTGCNNDEDLTVYSTEGAKTELGQKIIAGSDGYVGQYFSDTTYTLTPGVKALEMEILSATGMAVKMFVLEVDLKDTHLTMKASSPKDEGKLKTKQQMTLQALAHDKQGSRVLAAVNGDFFATDGTPQGIYYRNGVCLKNTMTDNVCTFFAVTKGKKAVIGSYDEYDTYKDEIQEAVGGRVRLMTNGNVLPQTSTALEPRTAIGVTDNNVVYILVADGRNFWYSNGMRYAEMGAVMKALGAKDAINLDGGGSSTFIIRSKAGFEEGRFAIRNWPYDNGGVERAVANGLLVVTDN is encoded by the coding sequence ATGATGAAAAAACTGATATATGATTCCGCTCTTCTTCTTTTGGGGTGTCTGCTATGGACGGGATGCAATAATGATGAAGACCTGACCGTCTATTCCACCGAGGGCGCGAAAACGGAGTTGGGACAGAAGATAATTGCCGGAAGTGACGGATACGTCGGACAATATTTCTCGGACACTACTTATACGTTGACTCCGGGCGTAAAGGCTTTGGAGATGGAAATCCTTTCTGCCACAGGTATGGCAGTAAAGATGTTTGTCCTGGAAGTCGATTTGAAAGACACGCACCTGACGATGAAAGCTTCGTCTCCCAAAGACGAAGGCAAGCTCAAAACCAAACAACAAATGACGTTGCAGGCATTGGCGCACGACAAACAGGGAAGCCGTGTACTGGCTGCCGTGAATGGTGATTTCTTTGCTACGGACGGAACACCGCAAGGCATTTACTACCGGAACGGGGTATGCTTGAAGAATACGATGACCGATAATGTATGTACTTTCTTTGCCGTCACGAAGGGTAAGAAGGCGGTGATTGGCTCGTATGACGAATATGATACTTATAAGGATGAGATTCAGGAAGCGGTGGGCGGTCGCGTGCGTTTGATGACGAACGGGAATGTGCTTCCTCAGACATCGACAGCACTGGAACCCCGGACGGCTATCGGCGTGACGGACAATAATGTCGTTTATATTTTGGTTGCCGACGGACGTAACTTTTGGTACTCCAACGGCATGAGGTATGCTGAAATGGGAGCTGTCATGAAAGCGTTGGGAGCGAAGGATGCTATCAATCTGGATGGCGGTGGTTCGTCTACTTTCATTATCCGCTCGAAGGCGGGATTTGAAGAGGGCCGTTTTGCTATCCGCAATTGGCCTTATGATAATGGCGGTGTCGAAAGAGCGGTTGCCAACGGACTGTTGGTGGTGACCGATAATTAA
- a CDS encoding BACON domain-containing protein, with the protein MIRNNRMYSCRQGLWGIICCLSLLMGMASCQDFTDDTGRTMPEPDLKFADGTLNLPLEEKEYTVDIESNLPWRVKTSATWIDLLSSNGMGTGSFRISVSKNANVAPREAEIAGWIIEGAETKLRVVQEGVGIALKKRAVKVGAEGSAEEVIPFSTMVTYTYELSEGCDWIHVTDGAAITPGVINESELKLAIDPYTDIDEGRTASLYLKGSNGITDVLTITQDKKPLGDIDYLRMFYESANGDNWTKKWNFDAPLETNPTNWFGLKFENKRVVEIDIQSPNNIEGDIIPLCNLSELRSIKFKHQKLAGIPEEIGQLSQLTTLWIIESAASGNLPESLGECELLTSFNISNHPTSTPAGFNNTFTGNLDMLINIPGMVTIKAYCNNLSGPLPVIPLDGNNKPTTWKSLKEFMIYTNGFSGSIPYGYGTVIEKSGSSGIFRVNDNQLSGQIPADIKAWSQYATRKAAWILQGNSLTE; encoded by the coding sequence ATGATACGAAATAATAGAATGTATAGTTGCCGGCAAGGTCTATGGGGAATCATCTGTTGCCTGTCCTTGCTGATGGGTATGGCAAGCTGTCAGGACTTTACGGATGATACGGGACGCACAATGCCCGAACCGGATTTGAAGTTTGCGGACGGAACGCTGAATCTTCCGTTGGAAGAAAAGGAATATACGGTGGATATCGAGTCCAATCTGCCTTGGCGTGTGAAGACTTCCGCCACTTGGATTGACTTGCTTTCATCGAACGGGATGGGTACGGGAAGTTTCAGAATATCGGTATCCAAAAATGCGAATGTAGCTCCCCGCGAAGCGGAAATTGCAGGCTGGATTATCGAGGGTGCCGAAACAAAGCTGAGAGTGGTACAGGAAGGAGTGGGTATCGCTTTAAAGAAACGTGCGGTGAAAGTAGGAGCGGAAGGTAGTGCGGAAGAGGTGATACCTTTTTCGACAATGGTTACTTACACATACGAACTGTCCGAAGGATGCGACTGGATACACGTTACCGACGGGGCGGCAATTACTCCGGGCGTCATCAATGAATCGGAACTGAAATTGGCGATTGACCCTTATACGGATATAGACGAGGGACGTACCGCCTCATTGTACCTGAAAGGTTCGAATGGGATTACCGACGTACTGACAATAACGCAGGATAAGAAACCTTTGGGAGACATCGATTACCTGAGAATGTTCTACGAAAGTGCGAACGGAGATAACTGGACGAAGAAATGGAACTTTGACGCTCCACTGGAAACTAACCCGACAAACTGGTTCGGATTGAAGTTTGAGAATAAGAGGGTGGTTGAGATTGATATTCAGTCCCCGAATAATATCGAAGGAGATATTATCCCCTTATGCAACTTGTCGGAACTGAGAAGCATAAAGTTCAAACATCAGAAGTTAGCAGGTATTCCCGAGGAAATAGGACAACTGTCCCAATTGACCACTTTATGGATAATAGAATCTGCTGCAAGCGGAAACTTGCCGGAATCTTTGGGAGAATGTGAATTATTGACTAGCTTTAACATCTCAAATCATCCAACTTCCACTCCGGCCGGATTTAACAATACGTTTACCGGCAATCTGGATATGTTGATAAATATTCCCGGTATGGTGACAATAAAGGCATATTGTAATAATTTGAGCGGGCCGCTTCCGGTTATTCCGTTAGACGGAAACAATAAACCGACCACTTGGAAGAGCCTGAAAGAGTTTATGATTTATACCAACGGATTCAGTGGTAGTATCCCTTACGGATATGGAACGGTAATCGAGAAGAGTGGTTCGAGTGGTATATTCAGAGTGAATGATAATCAGTTGAGTGGACAGATACCTGCGGATATCAAGGCATGGTCGCAATATGCAACCCGGAAAGCTGCGTGGATATTGCAAGGGAATAGTCTTACTGAATAA
- a CDS encoding phosphodiester glycosidase family protein, with protein MRKYFVTLVLALCSVGTLKGQTASDSLAIVSAQWEIVHAQKGLIHKSASIPQLYQCPQVINLIEIDPGKGMKAGIALSDGMKKTSRIASEHHALAAINGSYFDMKHGNSVCFLKTDRQVIDTTTINEFKLRVTGAVYERKGKMKLIPWNRQIEKKYKRKVGTILASGPLLLKDGRVCDWSLCGRDFVRTKHPRSAVCMTKDGKILLVTVNGRFPGRAEGVNIPELAHLLRILGGKDALNLDGGGSTTLWLSGAPDNGVVNYPCDNKRFDHAGERGVPNIIYIYE; from the coding sequence ATGAGAAAATACTTCGTTACCCTTGTCTTAGCTCTCTGTTCCGTCGGAACATTGAAAGGGCAGACCGCATCAGATTCTTTGGCAATCGTTTCCGCACAATGGGAGATAGTACATGCTCAAAAGGGGCTTATCCACAAGAGTGCGTCTATACCTCAGCTTTATCAGTGTCCCCAAGTTATCAACCTGATAGAGATTGACCCCGGCAAAGGGATGAAAGCGGGTATTGCCCTATCGGACGGTATGAAAAAGACAAGCCGGATAGCTTCCGAACATCATGCGCTTGCGGCAATCAATGGTTCTTATTTTGATATGAAGCATGGGAATTCTGTCTGTTTCCTGAAAACAGACAGGCAAGTGATTGATACGACAACGATAAACGAGTTTAAACTACGTGTCACGGGAGCCGTTTACGAACGGAAAGGAAAGATGAAGCTGATTCCCTGGAACAGACAGATTGAGAAAAAATATAAGCGAAAGGTGGGTACAATATTGGCATCCGGTCCGTTATTATTAAAAGACGGTCGGGTATGCGACTGGAGCTTGTGTGGAAGGGACTTTGTCCGGACCAAGCATCCCCGTAGTGCTGTTTGTATGACGAAGGACGGAAAAATACTGCTTGTCACGGTGAACGGACGTTTCCCGGGGCGTGCCGAAGGGGTGAATATCCCCGAACTGGCACACTTGCTTCGGATATTAGGCGGTAAGGATGCGTTGAATCTGGACGGTGGCGGTTCCACAACATTATGGCTGTCGGGAGCACCGGATAATGGTGTCGTCAATTATCCTTGTGATAATAAACGTTTCGACCATGCCGGAGAACGCGGAGTGCCCAACATCATTTATATTTATGAATAA
- a CDS encoding alkaline phosphatase produces the protein MKKLLRLSLLGLLLLCSVVVNGAQVPKYIFLFIGDGMGFNHVEATQIYAEKVGTDTGERSLLFPTFPVMTQVCTRSASHLITCSSAAATALATGEKTTNYVIGMDAEKNHGLKSLARQLKDKGYKIGIITSASIDHATPGGFYASQPDRSMYYEIGVDAANSGFDFFGGAGLLEPRSKRNPSAPCLYDLFNQKGYTMFRGMDAYNRATAKDKILLFPTDTVSKSLKYAMDRSAKDLSLPDLTKACLANFQETEKKGFFMMVEGGKIDWAAHAHDGGAVVKETIDFDQCIRLAYDFYKNHPNETLILVTADHETGGLGLGNSDMNLNIDLLQYQKCSQEALTAAMREMKSGKMIPSWEDMKAFLKKNLGFWEQIKITPREELELLVCYEESFLKKKSKDVVSLYAKDEPLAVAAIALLDKKASLGWTTKTHTGAPVPLYAIGKQAVLYSGRRDNTDMANVLRKLFLIK, from the coding sequence ATGAAGAAACTTTTAAGATTGTCCCTGTTGGGGCTATTATTATTGTGCAGTGTCGTTGTAAACGGAGCACAAGTCCCCAAATATATCTTTTTGTTTATCGGTGACGGTATGGGATTCAACCATGTGGAAGCAACCCAGATTTATGCGGAGAAAGTAGGAACAGATACGGGCGAACGTTCGCTGCTATTTCCCACTTTTCCTGTGATGACTCAGGTATGCACGCGCTCGGCTTCTCACCTGATAACTTGTTCATCCGCCGCGGCTACCGCTTTGGCTACCGGAGAAAAAACAACGAACTATGTAATCGGAATGGATGCGGAAAAGAATCACGGGTTAAAATCCCTGGCACGCCAACTGAAAGATAAAGGTTATAAAATAGGAATAATCACCTCTGCCTCTATCGACCACGCTACTCCCGGTGGATTCTATGCTTCACAGCCCGACCGCTCTATGTATTACGAAATAGGAGTGGATGCCGCCAATTCCGGTTTCGATTTCTTCGGCGGGGCGGGATTGCTCGAACCTCGCAGCAAGCGTAACCCTTCGGCACCTTGCCTTTACGACTTGTTCAATCAGAAAGGCTATACGATGTTTCGTGGAATGGACGCTTATAACCGTGCTACTGCAAAGGATAAAATTCTCCTTTTCCCAACCGACACAGTGAGCAAAAGCCTGAAATATGCGATGGACCGTTCCGCCAAAGACTTGAGTTTGCCTGACTTGACAAAAGCCTGCCTTGCTAATTTTCAGGAAACTGAGAAGAAGGGTTTCTTTATGATGGTAGAAGGCGGAAAAATAGATTGGGCGGCCCATGCCCACGACGGTGGCGCTGTTGTGAAGGAAACCATTGACTTCGACCAATGTATCCGCTTGGCTTATGATTTCTACAAAAATCATCCGAACGAGACATTGATATTAGTAACTGCCGACCACGAAACGGGCGGTCTTGGACTGGGCAACTCCGATATGAACTTGAATATTGACTTGCTCCAATATCAGAAGTGTTCACAAGAAGCCTTGACTGCTGCTATGCGTGAAATGAAAAGCGGAAAGATGATTCCTTCGTGGGAAGACATGAAAGCGTTTCTGAAAAAGAACCTGGGCTTTTGGGAGCAAATTAAGATTACCCCGCGTGAAGAACTTGAATTATTGGTTTGCTACGAAGAGTCTTTCTTGAAGAAGAAGTCGAAAGATGTGGTCAGCCTTTACGCGAAAGACGAACCTTTAGCGGTGGCTGCTATTGCCTTGTTGGATAAGAAGGCGTCATTGGGATGGACAACTAAAACTCATACGGGAGCGCCTGTGCCATTGTATGCGATAGGCAAGCAGGCTGTTCTTTATTCGGGCAGGAGAGACAATACGGATATGGCTAATGTGCTGCGGAAGTTGTTCCTAATCAAATAG
- a CDS encoding DUF481 domain-containing protein, with amino-acid sequence MRKLLLLLTLLLSISTYVAAQNYTEVVYLKNGSVIKGVIIEQVPNVSLKIKTGDGSLIICQMNDVEKIIKEERYTRDYRTDIDNRKAARNTLKGYKGFVDFGYIVDLSDYDANKVEISTSHGYQFNNYFYLGGGVAADFYTDADLIAVPIFVDFRANFINKKVTPFADIKTGYSVGDVEGAYVSTGIGVRFSLKGKKAINLKLEYNYQQHNDHGDYSYNNNYYSYDYDYDLEGLGFKVGFEF; translated from the coding sequence ATGAGAAAACTACTATTATTACTGACTTTATTACTGAGTATCAGTACTTACGTTGCAGCTCAAAACTACACAGAAGTTGTATATCTGAAAAACGGAAGCGTTATCAAAGGAGTTATCATTGAGCAAGTGCCCAATGTTTCTTTAAAGATTAAGACCGGCGACGGTAGTCTCATCATCTGCCAGATGAATGATGTGGAGAAAATCATTAAAGAGGAAAGATACACAAGAGATTATCGCACCGATATCGACAATCGCAAAGCAGCGAGAAATACACTGAAAGGCTATAAAGGTTTCGTTGACTTCGGCTACATAGTTGACCTTAGTGATTATGATGCGAACAAAGTAGAAATTTCAACTTCCCACGGATACCAGTTCAATAACTATTTCTACTTGGGTGGTGGTGTTGCAGCAGATTTCTATACCGATGCAGACCTGATAGCCGTACCTATCTTTGTTGATTTCAGAGCCAACTTTATCAACAAGAAAGTAACTCCGTTTGCTGATATCAAAACAGGATATTCAGTTGGAGATGTTGAAGGGGCATATGTTTCTACCGGTATCGGAGTACGTTTTTCTTTGAAAGGTAAAAAAGCTATCAATCTCAAATTGGAATATAATTATCAGCAGCATAATGACCATGGTGATTATTCATACAATAATAATTACTATTCTTATGATTATGACTATGATTTGGAAGGTCTTGGATTTAAAGTAGGATTTGAATTCTAG